A window of the Candidatus Nitrosotalea okcheonensis genome harbors these coding sequences:
- a CDS encoding HAMP domain-containing sensor histidine kinase codes for MKLTQKTYLLLAVIIGVSAVNFFLLIFTSQQNQDILHSISYASDLKVIVERIGSTANSIASGNEGDRVMLEQQLTNFDTTYAQLGTGGNIDGLNVVAVPQGLIPAYQKVGDAWGLYKEDAEKIKQESIFDPKVKDDLAYVLRKNGDLTSLTNGVENDLAPLDRNYNRQKIIALEMVNTAKDIGEKTLLYSIGEGGNVTASLKKDRVLFDADLKKLEGLPLDDPIYATYGIMPETLQAIPRENSGSIRQLDPLWESVNVKLIYIESNTLLSKNFGTALSQLNSQRNVLLSTTSDFVDEWNGMIDSQLHDKILIVQLFIIADIVIFVIVILSIRKSLAPLATLIKAIGHIKEGAYGDKIAYSSKDEIGELAETFNSMSLTIQKKEEEAKKIEIAKDEFLAMVTHELKTPLVPIQGYSDILLGEHLGPLNATQKERLKIISSSATTLLELISDLLDAQKLDLGQLRIKKEKNNLKESVEKAILGMQPQATIDDISLTYAPRKDIYAYYDDDRIKQVLTNLIKNSLKATSPKTGVVEIQLDEKESEVVVSVKDNGKGIPPDANDKIFKKFYQTDTTSTREKGGSGLGLSICKGIVEAHGGTIWMQSTSSKGTTFSFTIPKIETTRTPI; via the coding sequence GTGAAGCTTACTCAAAAAACATATCTTTTACTAGCTGTAATAATTGGCGTTTCTGCAGTCAATTTTTTTCTCCTGATATTTACATCACAGCAAAATCAAGACATATTGCATTCTATAAGCTATGCAAGCGATCTGAAGGTGATAGTTGAAAGAATTGGAAGTACTGCAAATTCGATTGCAAGTGGCAATGAGGGAGACAGGGTAATGTTGGAACAACAACTGACTAATTTTGATACCACTTATGCACAACTTGGGACGGGCGGAAACATTGATGGTCTCAATGTGGTAGCGGTTCCACAAGGATTGATTCCCGCATATCAAAAAGTTGGTGATGCGTGGGGGTTATACAAAGAAGATGCTGAGAAAATAAAACAAGAAAGCATATTTGATCCAAAAGTAAAAGATGACTTGGCATACGTGCTCCGTAAAAACGGTGATCTGACTTCTTTAACAAATGGTGTTGAAAATGATCTTGCACCATTGGACAGGAATTACAACAGGCAGAAAATAATTGCACTTGAAATGGTAAACACTGCAAAAGATATTGGAGAAAAAACATTATTGTATTCCATTGGCGAGGGAGGAAATGTTACTGCCTCGCTCAAAAAAGACCGCGTACTATTTGATGCTGATCTCAAAAAATTGGAAGGTTTGCCACTAGATGATCCTATATATGCAACCTATGGCATAATGCCTGAAACCTTACAAGCAATTCCTAGAGAAAATTCTGGTTCTATACGACAACTTGATCCTCTCTGGGAATCTGTCAATGTAAAGCTGATTTACATCGAATCAAATACATTACTGTCAAAAAACTTTGGAACTGCATTATCACAATTGAACTCTCAAAGAAATGTGCTGCTTAGCACAACATCTGATTTTGTAGATGAATGGAACGGAATGATTGATTCTCAATTACATGACAAAATACTGATAGTACAACTGTTTATCATTGCAGATATTGTGATATTTGTTATTGTTATATTGTCAATTAGAAAATCATTGGCACCTCTTGCCACATTGATCAAGGCAATAGGGCATATCAAGGAAGGAGCTTACGGGGATAAAATTGCCTATTCATCCAAAGATGAAATAGGTGAACTTGCAGAAACATTCAACTCGATGTCTCTCACAATTCAGAAAAAAGAAGAAGAGGCAAAGAAAATAGAAATTGCAAAAGATGAATTCCTTGCGATGGTTACACATGAACTAAAAACTCCACTTGTGCCAATCCAAGGATATTCTGATATATTGCTTGGGGAACACCTTGGGCCTCTGAATGCAACTCAGAAAGAGAGACTAAAAATCATAAGCTCAAGTGCAACTACTCTGTTGGAACTAATCTCTGATTTACTTGATGCACAGAAGCTAGATCTTGGGCAGCTTAGAATCAAAAAAGAAAAAAACAATCTCAAGGAAAGTGTAGAAAAAGCAATACTTGGAATGCAACCACAAGCAACTATTGATGATATATCGCTCACATATGCTCCAAGGAAAGATATCTATGCATATTATGATGATGACAGGATAAAACAAGTACTTACCAACTTGATAAAAAATAGTCTAAAGGCAACTTCTCCAAAGACAGGTGTGGTGGAGATACAACTTGATGAAAAAGAAAGTGAAGTAGTGGTTTCAGTCAAGGATAATGGAAAAGGCATCCCGCCTGATGCAAATGACAAGATCTTCAAAAAATTCTATCAGACTGATACAACAAGCACTAGGGAAAAGGGCGGAAGTGGACTTGGTTTGTCCATCTGCAAGGGAATTGTGGAGGCTCATGGCGGGACCATCTGGATGCAAAGTACATCATCCAAAGGTACAACATTTTCATTTACAATTCCAAAGATAGAGACAACTAGAACGCCAATATAG
- a CDS encoding Hpt domain-containing protein, whose translation MSDEFLRMARQEIQSELENLNKIFLSCVNDEQLSNRSVEIARHMHKIKGLAPMMGQEKMGEIAKISDMVVKHISSHGILKGAQGIILDAVKRMSSLCNGQTDIQVDDFKKHVMSTWPDIFEF comes from the coding sequence ATGTCTGACGAGTTTCTCAGAATGGCAAGACAAGAGATACAGTCAGAGTTAGAGAATTTGAACAAGATCTTTCTTTCTTGCGTAAATGATGAACAACTCAGTAATAGATCTGTAGAAATTGCAAGACATATGCACAAGATTAAGGGTCTAGCACCCATGATGGGTCAAGAAAAAATGGGAGAGATTGCAAAAATAAGTGACATGGTCGTAAAACATATTTCAAGTCACGGCATACTGAAAGGTGCTCAGGGCATAATCCTAGATGCTGTAAAGAGAATGTCCAGCCTTTGTAACGGACAAACAGATATCCAGGTAGATGATTTTAAAAAACATGTAATGAGTACATGGCCAGACATTTTTGAATTTTAA
- a CDS encoding response regulator produces the protein MVNVMVVDDSDAIRMVLKDILVIGQHKLVAELASGIDVLEEYAKTKPDIVLLDMAMPKKDGLTALKEIIAYDPKAKVIMISASDNQETVRECIKTGASTYVLKPFNFQEVLKIINRVVKSQSR, from the coding sequence ATGGTCAATGTCATGGTAGTAGATGATTCTGATGCCATTAGGATGGTCTTAAAGGACATACTAGTCATAGGCCAACACAAATTAGTTGCAGAGCTTGCAAGTGGCATAGATGTTTTGGAAGAATATGCAAAGACAAAACCGGACATTGTCCTGCTCGACATGGCAATGCCAAAAAAAGATGGTCTCACAGCCCTCAAAGAAATTATTGCATACGATCCAAAAGCAAAGGTCATCATGATTTCAGCCAGTGATAATCAAGAGACTGTCAGAGAATGTATCAAAACAGGGGCCAGCACATATGTGCTAAAGCCGTTTAATTTTCAAGAAGTGTTGAAAATAATTAATAGGGTAGTAAAATCACAGTCCAGATAA
- a CDS encoding TackOD1 domain-containing metal-binding protein: protein MEHFKCGNVSVENSYKENKYPKCHKEIKILGVDYKTMDNYYMCNDCGDKFSDPSQDFLCIKCNNRFPLEKVKWVTSAGYKLSGL, encoded by the coding sequence ATTGAACATTTTAAGTGTGGAAATGTTTCAGTTGAGAATTCCTACAAAGAAAATAAATATCCGAAATGTCATAAGGAAATAAAAATTCTGGGAGTTGATTACAAAACAATGGATAACTATTACATGTGTAATGACTGTGGAGACAAGTTTTCCGATCCGTCGCAGGATTTTTTGTGTATAAAATGTAACAATAGGTTTCCGCTGGAAAAGGTAAAATGGGTCACAAGTGCTGGATACAAGTTATCTGGACTGTGA
- a CDS encoding PINc/VapC family ATPase, translating into MQKLSTFVEKFVVDTSIIIDGEITKLIEAGTMTNCEIIIPVAVLDELQSQASQHKDHGFVGLEQIKKIRELSEKNNIVIKFEGERPSMDDIRLARHGRIDAIIKDIAKKNGATFYTADYVQALVAQAEGVKTSYSKPQIKISDLEFERYFDDKTMSIHLKDGTFPLAKRGKPGSFSLAPVGDTLLTKEYLEGITSEILEASRATQLGIIEISKSGALVIQYKDFRVVVTHSPFSNSYEITITHPIVKMSLDQYTVSEKLMQRLSEKAEGILISGSPGSGKSTLASSLANYYSTKGKIVKTFESPRDLQVNNQVTQYTHLEGSFENAADILLLVRPDYTIFDEVRRYQDFRVFSDLRLAGVGMIGVVHAHAPLDAIQRFIGKVELGMIPHILDTVVFVKAGQISKVYELEFKVKVPTGMTEQDLARPVIEIRNFDDHNLEYEIYTYGDENIVIPVSKENKSGGIEKLAEAKIKDAIRRFDSNAEIEILSNNSIRVRVDKESMPTIIGRGGATINDLEKTLGVHIDVEQKEKGSSRGGEWFEMSESGNNFVLEIDISKSGMDADVYVNDKNITSVRVGKNGRIIIPKKSTAGRRLISAVMSKENIQITVHD; encoded by the coding sequence GTGCAGAAACTGAGTACATTTGTGGAAAAATTCGTAGTAGACACTAGCATCATAATTGATGGAGAGATTACCAAGTTAATCGAAGCCGGTACCATGACAAATTGTGAGATAATAATACCGGTTGCTGTTTTAGACGAGTTACAATCACAGGCATCTCAGCACAAAGACCATGGTTTTGTAGGATTAGAGCAGATCAAAAAAATTCGTGAGTTGTCAGAGAAAAATAACATTGTCATCAAATTTGAGGGCGAGCGTCCCAGTATGGACGATATCAGACTTGCAAGGCATGGTAGAATTGATGCAATTATAAAAGATATTGCAAAAAAAAATGGTGCCACATTTTATACCGCAGATTATGTACAGGCCCTAGTAGCACAGGCAGAGGGAGTAAAGACAAGCTATTCCAAACCTCAGATCAAGATTTCAGACCTAGAATTTGAGAGATATTTTGATGATAAGACAATGAGTATTCATCTCAAGGATGGGACATTTCCGCTTGCAAAGCGTGGCAAACCTGGATCATTTTCCCTAGCACCCGTAGGAGACACATTACTAACAAAAGAATACTTGGAAGGAATCACTAGTGAAATTTTGGAAGCATCAAGGGCAACACAGCTTGGAATAATTGAAATATCAAAGTCAGGTGCTCTTGTAATACAATACAAAGACTTTAGGGTAGTTGTAACGCATTCACCATTTTCAAATAGTTATGAAATTACAATAACACATCCAATAGTAAAGATGTCATTAGATCAGTATACTGTTTCTGAAAAACTTATGCAACGCCTTTCTGAAAAAGCCGAGGGAATACTGATATCAGGATCACCTGGCTCTGGCAAAAGTACGCTTGCATCAAGCCTTGCAAACTATTACTCGACAAAGGGCAAGATTGTAAAGACATTCGAGTCCCCAAGAGACTTGCAAGTAAATAATCAGGTAACCCAATACACACATCTTGAAGGCAGTTTTGAAAATGCTGCAGACATTCTTCTTCTTGTAAGACCAGATTACACAATATTTGACGAGGTCAGGAGATATCAAGACTTTAGAGTATTTTCAGACCTGAGACTGGCAGGGGTAGGCATGATAGGGGTAGTACATGCTCATGCACCACTTGACGCGATTCAAAGATTCATAGGCAAGGTGGAACTTGGAATGATTCCTCACATATTAGATACAGTGGTTTTTGTCAAGGCAGGCCAGATCTCAAAAGTGTACGAGTTGGAGTTCAAGGTAAAGGTACCAACGGGAATGACAGAGCAAGACCTGGCAAGACCAGTAATCGAGATTAGAAACTTTGATGACCACAACTTGGAATATGAAATTTATACGTATGGTGATGAAAATATCGTAATTCCAGTATCTAAAGAAAATAAGAGCGGCGGTATTGAAAAACTGGCAGAGGCAAAGATCAAGGATGCAATACGAAGGTTTGATTCTAATGCAGAGATTGAGATTTTATCAAACAATAGCATACGTGTACGGGTGGACAAGGAATCCATGCCAACAATTATTGGCAGGGGCGGAGCAACAATAAATGATCTTGAAAAGACATTAGGGGTTCACATAGATGTAGAACAAAAAGAGAAAGGATCCTCAAGAGGTGGAGAATGGTTTGAAATGTCAGAGTCGGGAAATAATTTTGTTTTAGAAATTGATATTTCAAAATCCGGCATGGATGCAGATGTTTATGTAAATGACAAAAACATCACATCTGTAAGGGTCGGAAAAAACGGTAGAATAATAATTCCAAAAAAATCCACTGCCGGTAGGAGATTGATCAGTGCAGTAATGTCAAAAGAAAATATTCAGATAACTGTTCATGACTAG
- the mntR gene encoding transcriptional regulator MntR encodes MKEKRAERLESIKEAHKSTKTDYSRMEDYLEVISELVELKGYANTLDISRYLTVSAPSVTKMLQKLAEGGYLEYEKYRGINLTQKGSALADAVRQKHGTLLEFFRMLGISHDVANQDVEGIEHHLNPQTIKQLRKFVTFLKSNPKILENFQ; translated from the coding sequence ATGAAGGAAAAACGCGCTGAGAGGCTAGAATCCATAAAAGAGGCACACAAATCGACAAAAACTGATTATTCTAGAATGGAGGACTACCTGGAGGTGATATCTGAACTTGTGGAACTCAAAGGGTATGCAAACACTCTTGACATCTCAAGATACCTCACAGTAAGTGCCCCATCTGTCACAAAGATGCTCCAAAAGCTTGCAGAAGGAGGGTATCTAGAATATGAAAAATATAGGGGAATCAACCTGACTCAGAAGGGTTCTGCGTTGGCAGATGCTGTACGTCAAAAACATGGTACGTTGCTAGAGTTCTTCAGGATGCTTGGAATTAGCCATGATGTTGCAAATCAGGATGTTGAAGGAATAGAGCATCACCTAAACCCACAAACAATAAAACAGCTACGCAAGTTTGTCACATTCCTCAAATCAAATCCAAAAATTTTAGAAAATTTCCAATAG
- a CDS encoding DUF192 domain-containing protein, with protein sequence MATRAQVLIPIAIAAVIVGIVGVITIPADSKLEEVKFPRGTIKLDDKILDVQIAETNAQKIRGLMFQNKLPDDQGMIFVFSQAQVVPIWMLNMQFPLDIIWFDSNGNVIHIAKNVAPCKSALETATCTVQNADGKMAKYVLEVTGGFTDKFHITENSKMQIISI encoded by the coding sequence GTGGCAACAAGGGCACAGGTTCTAATTCCGATTGCAATTGCAGCAGTAATAGTTGGAATAGTTGGAGTCATTACAATCCCTGCAGATTCCAAGCTTGAAGAGGTCAAGTTTCCAAGAGGTACAATCAAGCTTGATGACAAGATTTTAGATGTGCAGATTGCAGAAACAAATGCACAGAAGATAAGAGGCCTGATGTTTCAAAACAAACTACCAGATGATCAGGGGATGATCTTTGTATTCAGTCAGGCCCAGGTTGTACCAATATGGATGTTAAACATGCAATTTCCGCTTGACATAATTTGGTTTGATTCAAACGGAAATGTAATCCACATTGCAAAAAATGTTGCACCATGCAAGTCTGCACTTGAGACTGCCACATGTACTGTTCAGAATGCAGATGGTAAAATGGCAAAGTACGTTTTAGAGGTGACAGGTGGATTTACCGACAAGTTTCACATTACCGAGAATTCCAAGATGCAGATAATTTCAATTTAG
- the acs gene encoding acetate--CoA ligase codes for MDSYDIGLGNNDSTIRALANQDNVKFWESQAENLFWSERWHRALEWNPPFARWFVGGKTNASYNALDVAVKKNPHKKAILWEGEDGSNRTLTYQDLLFKVAKLANALKKLGVKKGDRVTIYLPMVPELIISLLACARIGAIHTVIFSGFSAQSIRDRVIDSKSSVIITADGGRRRGTIIQLKNVVDDAIEGLDFIQSVIVLEHTGNQITYNAKDKKWNEFVDSMEPLCNAEMLDSSHPLYILYTSGTTGKPKGVLHGTGGYLTHVFATFKWIFDIRDSDVYFCTADIGWVTGHSYVVYGPLMHGATQVMYEGALDYDTPARIWEIISRYRVTILYTTPTALRMFMKSGDKFPNSNNLTSLRLLGTVGEPINPQVWKWYFKTIGKEKCPIVDTWWQTETGAAMISPLPGIETIRLKPGSAARPVPGICISVVDDDGKQVPKDSKGYLVVENPWPGMLLTLWGNDEKYKTVYWSKYKHMYYAGDYAMQDKDGYVWMLGRADDVLKVAGHRLGTAEIESGFVSHKTVAEAAVCGVPHEVKGESIIAFVVLKDGITPTQQLKKDLVTHIRKTIGPIASPDQLFFVKKLPKTRSGKIMRRLLKAITQDEKINDVSTLEDEASVDEIKSALADLQHTLGRS; via the coding sequence TTGGATTCCTATGATATTGGTCTTGGAAATAATGATTCCACAATAAGGGCGTTGGCAAATCAAGATAATGTCAAATTCTGGGAATCACAAGCTGAGAATCTTTTCTGGTCTGAACGATGGCATAGAGCGCTGGAGTGGAATCCTCCATTTGCAAGATGGTTTGTTGGGGGTAAAACCAATGCATCATACAATGCACTGGATGTAGCAGTAAAGAAAAATCCACACAAAAAGGCAATACTCTGGGAAGGTGAAGACGGATCAAATAGGACACTCACATACCAAGACCTGCTTTTCAAAGTGGCAAAACTTGCAAATGCCTTGAAAAAACTTGGAGTCAAAAAAGGTGATAGGGTAACAATATACCTCCCAATGGTACCTGAACTGATAATTTCACTTTTAGCATGTGCCCGAATAGGTGCTATTCATACCGTGATATTTTCAGGATTCAGTGCGCAGTCGATTCGGGACAGGGTCATTGATTCTAAATCAAGTGTGATAATCACTGCCGATGGCGGAAGGAGACGTGGTACCATAATACAGTTAAAAAATGTTGTAGATGATGCCATTGAAGGCCTTGATTTTATACAAAGCGTAATTGTTCTAGAACATACTGGAAACCAAATCACATACAATGCAAAGGACAAGAAATGGAACGAATTTGTTGATTCTATGGAACCATTATGCAATGCAGAGATGCTTGACAGCAGTCACCCGCTTTACATTCTATATACTTCAGGAACAACGGGAAAACCAAAAGGTGTTCTACATGGTACTGGTGGATATCTCACTCATGTCTTTGCAACATTCAAGTGGATTTTTGACATTCGTGATTCCGATGTTTATTTTTGCACAGCTGACATTGGATGGGTTACAGGTCACAGCTATGTAGTTTATGGTCCTCTTATGCATGGTGCAACACAGGTGATGTATGAGGGAGCACTTGATTATGACACACCCGCAAGAATCTGGGAAATTATTTCACGATATAGAGTTACAATCTTGTATACCACTCCAACTGCACTCAGAATGTTTATGAAGTCTGGAGACAAATTTCCAAACTCTAACAATTTGACAAGCTTGAGGCTGCTTGGAACGGTAGGTGAGCCAATTAATCCTCAAGTCTGGAAATGGTATTTTAAAACAATTGGCAAGGAAAAATGCCCCATTGTTGATACATGGTGGCAGACCGAAACAGGAGCTGCAATGATCTCACCACTTCCTGGAATTGAAACGATTCGACTCAAGCCAGGCTCTGCAGCAAGACCTGTACCGGGAATTTGCATATCTGTTGTTGATGATGATGGTAAACAAGTACCTAAAGATTCCAAGGGATATCTCGTAGTAGAAAACCCATGGCCTGGAATGCTTCTCACATTGTGGGGCAATGATGAAAAGTACAAGACAGTTTATTGGTCAAAATACAAACACATGTACTATGCAGGCGATTATGCAATGCAAGACAAGGATGGATATGTCTGGATGCTTGGACGTGCAGATGATGTACTCAAAGTGGCAGGTCACAGGCTTGGTACTGCAGAGATTGAAAGCGGTTTTGTATCGCACAAGACAGTTGCAGAAGCAGCAGTGTGTGGAGTGCCGCATGAGGTCAAGGGAGAATCAATCATTGCGTTTGTAGTTCTAAAAGATGGTATTACTCCAACACAACAGCTAAAAAAAGATCTTGTAACACACATACGAAAGACAATAGGCCCTATTGCATCGCCTGACCAACTGTTTTTTGTCAAAAAACTTCCAAAGACTAGAAGCGGTAAAATAATGAGAAGATTACTCAAAGCAATTACTCAAGATGAAAAAATTAATGATGTTAGTACGTTGGAAGATGAGGCGTCTGTTGATGAAATAAAATCTGCACTTGCAGACTTGCAACACACACTTGGGAGATCCTAA
- a CDS encoding CdvA-like protein: MSKEEIEFIGKQVKDMYGTYIGKVIGTITDIDGSVQTVGVDCGSEGLKQIAFEQLVIQGQYVIFIPRWRLDAQRLLREKGLTMRRIRALMDIVSENDDMKEDAELIHEKYKMKLLTLDETERQIREKLEKRLGELDGQLKSIRMLRFDAKLQNKSNEISDAKFDLVKTHTVEIIEHIEHEKAEITNIQRRINDLSVESGERVESPKQDVHSAAISYLGKVESPSPSQPKTPISTDIGVGPSIPTVPTAKPVAIGADGDEVSEDSDWLKRISSS; this comes from the coding sequence ATGAGCAAGGAAGAGATCGAATTTATCGGCAAGCAAGTAAAGGACATGTATGGTACCTATATTGGCAAAGTAATAGGAACTATAACTGACATTGATGGAAGTGTACAAACCGTTGGTGTTGATTGTGGTTCTGAAGGACTCAAGCAGATAGCATTCGAACAACTGGTCATTCAGGGACAATATGTAATCTTTATCCCTAGATGGAGATTAGATGCCCAGAGACTGTTGCGAGAAAAGGGGCTTACCATGCGTCGTATACGTGCCCTGATGGATATCGTATCTGAAAACGATGACATGAAAGAGGATGCTGAATTGATCCATGAAAAATATAAGATGAAATTGTTAACTCTTGATGAGACCGAGAGACAGATCAGAGAAAAACTTGAGAAAAGACTCGGAGAACTTGATGGGCAACTCAAGTCAATTCGGATGCTACGATTTGACGCCAAGTTGCAAAACAAGAGCAATGAGATATCTGACGCCAAGTTTGATTTGGTCAAGACTCACACGGTTGAAATCATAGAACACATCGAACATGAAAAAGCAGAGATAACAAACATCCAACGTCGCATCAACGATCTTTCAGTTGAGAGTGGGGAGCGTGTAGAAAGTCCAAAGCAGGACGTTCATTCAGCAGCCATTTCATATCTTGGAAAGGTAGAAAGTCCTTCTCCTTCACAGCCAAAGACTCCTATATCTACTGACATTGGGGTTGGTCCCAGTATTCCCACTGTGCCAACAGCAAAGCCTGTAGCAATTGGAGCCGATGGTGATGAAGTCTCCGAAGATTCAGACTGGCTTAAGCGAATATCCTCGTCTTAA